ATCTTTATAAGTACCAGTTGTTCTGCGCGATTCACGTTTCAATTCGGCATATTCCGCACCGTTCATCAGATTAACCTTGTCCAATGCATTGGTAGTACCAACATAAGTATCATAACTTACCGTTGTTTTTCCCTTTGTTGGCCCTCTTTTTGTACTGATCAACACAACTCCGTTCGCACCTCTTGCTCCATAAATCGCAGTTGCCGTAGCATCTTTCAGGATTTCCATCGATGCAACATCATTTGGATTCATATCTTCATAACCGCCTGATACAAAATCAAATGGACGCGTTGCAAGCAATTCATTGCGATCTCCGGCAAGTGGAATACCATCAACTACATACAACGGATTGTTACCTGCACTGAATGAGCGGCGTCCGCGAATAAGGATTTTCGGAACAGTTCCCGGCTTGCTACCCGACTGCGCTACATCCACCCCGGCAACACGGCCCTGCAAAGCCTGTCCAAGGTTTGTGATAGGCATTTCATTGATCATTTTGGAGTTTACAGAAGAAATTGCACCAGTCAGCTGGCTTTTCTTTTGTGTACCATAACCTACAACGACAACTTCGCTCAGGTTTTTCATGTCGCTCGCAAGTATGATGTCAATCGTACTTTTAGCGCCAACTATTATTTCCTGTGTTACAAATCCTACCGAAGAAAAAACCAGTATCGAAGAATTATCGGGAACATCTATTTTAAATTTACCATCCACATCTGTGTTGGTACCTGTTCTGCTGCCTTTCAAAACAACAGACACGCCCGGAACCGGTGTGTTATCCTCAGCAGATAATACCTGACCCGATATGGTTTTGTCTATCGCCATTTCTTTCGAAGACTTCCCTAAATTCATTGGCGAACCATGGGCTGAAAAGCTCAGGCTCATAACACCCATTACGGCACAGCCGAACAAGTATTGCCTAATGCACGTAAAGTTTTTTTTCATACTGTATTGTGACTTTAGAATTAAAAATGTTTTAAAACTCAATGTTGCTGACGAGGAAACTGCTGCTTACCCCTATAAATGATTTAATTTTTTCGTCAAATATTTATAAGTGTGTTATGTAACTTATATATATTTAGAATTTTGTCAGGTTTGGTTATCAATAAACAAGGACGAATGAAGGAGAGATTTTAGAGCCAACTCTGTACAAATTTTGATTAATGCAGACACCTTGTAACTGGATAATCAGGAATCGTCGTTTTTTTAAGCATAGGTGGAGAGGACAGGTTAATTATTAAATCTTGATAAAATGTATTCTGGGTTGTTCAAGGGATAAGTATTTTAATTGCCTGATTATTAGCTGATGAATTACTGTAAGCTTATTGAACAAAACCAATAAATCTAGTTTTTTGCACACAAAGTACAATTCTCAATTTCTGGTTGAGATTATAGAAAGCAGATGAGAATGGGAAAGGAAAGATGAATTTTATTTATGCAATCGTTATCGGGAACGTTGCCATTATATGGATCATCGAATATTTTATGGTAAAATACTGACAATTATGGGTAATATTTATAAATTTAAAATTCTATGAAACAGTAATAAAATTGTACTTTATAAATATTTAGTACAAATAATATAGCTTCATTTTTAATTAAAAATAAGAAAATAAAAGTCCGGAATTTACTTTCTGATAATCGTATCTATATGCTTAAAATGAGAAATTTATAAATAATAAAAAGATTCCGATTTGCTTTAAAACCGGAACTATGACTCGTTTACACGAAGAAATGTTTAATAAAGTAAGGGAAGCAGAAAATCGGGATGGTTAGTTTTTCCTAAAAAAACATAACCGGAGGAGGACAAAATTACCTGATAAAAATCAGGAAAATAAAACATAAAATCCCCAGAAGAGCCATTGAAATCACACCCAGAATAATGTTGTTTGGCTTTAAAATTTCGGGCAAAGTATCTTGTTGAGAGTCGCCCGGCTCCCTGTCTTTAATAATCTCAAGAGAAGTTCTGATACGATCCCACAACGAATTAACATCTTGATTAGAAAGCGTTTCCGGTCTCCACTCTGATGTAATCAACACTAATTCACGGGCTTTATCAATCGTATCTTTTTTGTTTGGATATTTTATCATCCAGTTTTCCCAGAAAGAGCGTATAGGCGGATCATTTGGAAAACGAACCCATCGGATAAAAAGGTTTTCCATCGCCAACTCTTCGGCCGAATACTCCGAGTAGGGTTTCATCAGTTGCGCATTAAGAGTGTTAAGCGAATGTTCGTCTGTTGTACCAAACAAAACACATCCGGCAATTATTTAAAAATTTTACTTGGTGTCAATCTTTACTTGTTGATTATTTAAAAAAGGAAGATCATTTGCTTTTATACTCTATTGTAATAAAAACAGATTTATAATTCCGAGCATCATCCGCCCAAAAAGATAAGCACAATTTTAACTTTGGACTTGTTCGATTTCCTGTAAACGCTAAAAGTTTTAAAAAAGATAGACCGATTGCCATATAAAGTCAAGTCCTGAATCAGTCGTGCAGAAGAATAAAAATGAAAGCAAAAAGGAGCTAAACGCCTAAGTTGGTAATTAATAACGTGGTCGTAATTACCAAATTGCATTTTTCACTAACTTTACGGACATTTTCACAGAGATTTAGTACCAAATTACATACAATGACTTCGCATCAGATACGCCAGTCTTTTCTGGATTTTTTCCGTAGTAAAGATCACCTTATTGTTCCTTCGGCTCCTTTGGTAGCTAAGAATGACCCAACCCTGATGTTCAACAACTCAGGAATGGCCCAGTTCAAAGATTTCTTTTTGGGTAATGGCACACCGCCTTCACGCCGCATTGCGGATACACAAAAATGCCTTCGCGTTTCAGGTAAACATAATGATTTAGAGGATGTTGGGTTTGACACCTATCACCACACAATGTTTGAAATGCTGGGAAACTGGTCGTTTGGAGATTATTTCAAGAAGGAAGCGATAAGCTGGGCTTGGGAATTACTGACCGAAGTTTATAAACTTCCCAAAGAGAGACTTTATGTTTCTGTTTTTGAGGGCGATGCGAAAGACGGCGTTCCTTTTGACCAGGAAGCATGGGATTTGTGGGTACCGATTGTTGGTGAAGACCGCATTATTCTTGGTAATAAAAAAGACAATTTCTGGGAAATGGGCGATACCGGCCCATGCGGACCTTGTTCCGAAATTCATATCGATTTGCGTCCGCAGGCAGATGTGGATTTAATTTCCGGAAAATCCCTGGTCAATAATGATCACCCTCAGGTAGTTGAAATCTGGAACCTTGTATTTATGCAGTTTGAGCGTAAAGCAGACAGTTCTTTGATTCCTTTGCCTGCTACGCACGTAGATACCGGAATGGGTTTTGAACGCCTTTGTATGGCAGTTCAGGCAAAAATGTCAAATTATGATACGGACGTTTTCCAGAATACAATTCAGGTTTTGGAAAAATTATCAGGAAAAACTTATGGTAGCGATGAGCCTTTTACGGATATCGCCATGCGCGTTATTTCTGATCATATTCGTGCAGTTGCCTTTGCAATTACGGACGGACAACTGCCTTCCAATGTAAAAGCGGGTTATGTGATTCGCCGGATTTTGCGCCGTGCGGTTCGTTACGGATATTCCTATTTAGGTTTTTCTGAACCGTTTTTCCATAAGCTGATTCCGGTTCTTTCGGATCAATTCAAGGACGTTTTCCCTGAACTTACTTCTCAAGAAGAATTTGTTACCCGCGTTATTCTGGAAGAAGAAAAAAGTTTTCTACGTACACTTGAATCAGGACTGAAACGTCTTGATATCATTATGACTTCGTTAAAAGAAAAAGAAACGAATGTCATTGCTGGTGATGAAGTTTTTGAACTGAGTGATACTTTCGGTTTTCCGGTAGATTTAACGGCGCTGATCGCAAGGGAAAAAAGTTTTATTATTGATGAAGCAGGATTCCAGGATGCATTGGCAGCGCAAAAAGCTAGATCACGCCAGGATGCAGCCAAGGAAGCTACTGACTGGATTGAACTTCGTGAATCAGATGGTGTTGAATTTTTGGGTTACGATTTTGAAGAAACACACAGCCAT
The nucleotide sequence above comes from Dyadobacter subterraneus. Encoded proteins:
- the alaS gene encoding alanine--tRNA ligase encodes the protein MTSHQIRQSFLDFFRSKDHLIVPSAPLVAKNDPTLMFNNSGMAQFKDFFLGNGTPPSRRIADTQKCLRVSGKHNDLEDVGFDTYHHTMFEMLGNWSFGDYFKKEAISWAWELLTEVYKLPKERLYVSVFEGDAKDGVPFDQEAWDLWVPIVGEDRIILGNKKDNFWEMGDTGPCGPCSEIHIDLRPQADVDLISGKSLVNNDHPQVVEIWNLVFMQFERKADSSLIPLPATHVDTGMGFERLCMAVQAKMSNYDTDVFQNTIQVLEKLSGKTYGSDEPFTDIAMRVISDHIRAVAFAITDGQLPSNVKAGYVIRRILRRAVRYGYSYLGFSEPFFHKLIPVLSDQFKDVFPELTSQEEFVTRVILEEEKSFLRTLESGLKRLDIIMTSLKEKETNVIAGDEVFELSDTFGFPVDLTALIAREKSFIIDEAGFQDALAAQKARSRQDAAKEATDWIELRESDGVEFLGYDFEETHSHIVKYRKVKTKTGDEYHIVLDRTPFYAEMGGQVGDTGTLHFNANGESKVVNITDTKKENDLFVHISKDKNLDDALQNAGIVVAHIDEERRNKIKANHSATHLMLSSMREVLGTHIGQKGSYLNDELLRFDFSHFSKVTDEELKKIEDRVNEKIRENIPLKVMTNVPIQEAIAMGATATFGEKYGDFVRVIIFDPEFSFELCGGTHIPSTGEIGVFKFISEGSVSAGVRRVEAVTGEKALEIMRQQEETLTQIKELLKGPKDIVKAVENLLEERTQLQKRIEGLENEKIQTLKLHLLDNVKSYQTFNLIIEKVNVPSADSLKQLSYELRDQVENLIAVFGTEIAGKPQISVFIAENVVQSSGLNAGSIVKDLAKEIRGGGGGQPFFATAGGSDASGLDKALEKAKGLF